One window of the Fuerstiella sp. genome contains the following:
- a CDS encoding protein kinase, translated as MVASDQLSNVIPDRCFLCGKPFRVHPSVNCGDAVCPHCGVLVWPLKERKTFAFVPRSQFGNVYLCRSSANGRLCRVLNLAPIRCQDQNLTDLIVRNAGLFKTIRHENLLNVVAVGSTDERPFVAMEHEDGLSLWSWLQRVRRLSTGDAVNVLLQCANALKAIHDARLIHRFVSVDNVIVGRHGRVRLSPGAPLHAGGGLKFPEAGNRITSGQASGFRRTASSSDVYALGVMLYTVLTGQRPCQHDSNLTPYSDSVDDMTRSLCSTDPAISEALRNTIVCVLDADPAVRPDVTTFFEQLRETALANQHLTFLSQ; from the coding sequence ATGGTTGCATCAGACCAGCTGTCCAACGTCATTCCCGATCGTTGCTTTTTGTGTGGTAAACCATTTCGTGTTCACCCGTCTGTTAACTGTGGTGATGCGGTCTGCCCTCACTGCGGGGTTTTGGTATGGCCGCTCAAAGAACGAAAAACATTTGCCTTTGTCCCGCGATCTCAGTTTGGAAATGTTTATCTGTGCAGGAGTTCGGCCAATGGCAGGTTATGTCGTGTACTCAACCTGGCACCAATTCGTTGTCAGGATCAAAACCTGACAGATCTGATTGTGCGCAATGCGGGACTGTTCAAAACAATCCGGCACGAAAATCTGCTGAATGTTGTCGCCGTTGGTTCCACGGATGAACGACCTTTCGTTGCCATGGAACATGAGGACGGACTCTCTTTGTGGAGTTGGCTGCAGCGTGTCCGTCGACTGTCAACCGGAGACGCGGTCAATGTCTTACTTCAGTGTGCGAATGCTCTGAAGGCCATTCATGATGCTCGGCTCATTCACCGGTTTGTCAGTGTGGACAATGTCATCGTGGGAAGACACGGAAGAGTCCGGCTTTCTCCGGGTGCTCCACTGCACGCCGGGGGGGGGCTGAAATTTCCTGAAGCGGGGAACAGGATCACCTCAGGGCAGGCGTCGGGATTTCGCCGGACAGCCTCATCGTCCGATGTATATGCACTGGGAGTGATGCTCTATACAGTGCTTACCGGTCAGCGGCCCTGTCAGCATGACAGCAATCTCACCCCATATTCGGACAGCGTTGACGACATGACGAGGTCTCTATGCAGTACGGACCCTGCGATTTCAGAAGCTCTGCGCAATACCATCGTTTGCGTACTTGATGCGGATCCGGCCGTTCGGCCCGATGTGACGACGTTTTTTGAACAGCTCCGGGAAACGGCTCTGGCAAATCAGCATCTGACATTTTTATCGCAGTAA
- a CDS encoding HEAT repeat domain-containing protein encodes MRKQVCLPIFCMVTCFLVTFGCLAGESESKFVPPEMHVPNGFVVEVVAAPPLVEYPMMGCLDELGRLYLAESRGRNLDKNGLLAAKHRFIRMLEDTDGDGTFDKSTIFADGLVMPEGAVWYRGSLYVLSSPYLWRFRDTDGDGVADEREKLVGEMEFNGKANQHGAYLGPCGRLYFSGGIFGYDLTGSDGKPAYPVNKGTAPGVFSCRPDGSDVEIFATGGINPVEVVFSPEGELFTTCPIIDTIDGRHDALIHWVRGATAGPTDFRPPPLPQTGYRLPPLIRWGQVAPSGLMMYRGDALGSKYQGRLFATHFNTRSVVTAGLARFGSTYRSVDEQFLTSPNSDFHPTDIMEDADGSLLLIDTGGWFNISCPFSEMAKPEIPGAVYRIRRSRTEPEKDPRGLSLNWSDPSFEELFARLGDVRPFVRDRAVATWHALGQRSSGDVAARFLRETLTANTLNRPESALARRNAVWAASRIGTDAARLAVVAGLEDPQTDVCQAAIRSAGILRERRALDSLQKILLDHKLPWPLRRTAATSLGQIGEAEAVPALLNSVVRGGDNFFRHAVIYALIEIDNFDATSKGLNAASPPVRHASLIALESIDATQLTHSLVSPLLETDDVQLRQAVLNLISEREGWSDEIIAFLQEYTARNKADPSRQASVRGAIFNYSGHERVQEIVAQALLSPDTAAEVRSVLLEGLARVPTLPDRWVDSLRKLLTDEAVPDVIRETLAVLSSSGTSQLDEALRSVAANAKHSDDLRAAVWCCLAARGVAIPDTALTLLGCRVTDPAFGPLERVEAARAIAAAKLSDHQLVAVTKYVKQAGPVELPVVLSAFEKRSSKTIDPAVATALLESLGQSGALETLSRSQLNSLLQGFPERIRQEAGSLTKRLQTGDSSQIERLEQISLELVEGDVRRGRRIFFSSRSACSACHRIAGQGGSIGPDLTRIGSIRKRRDLLEAILFPSATIVNNYETWLAVMTSGRTHSGVIHRATFHSIVLRNAQRTELLLNRNEIAELVRQPNSIMPQGLDRMLTAGELSDLLAFLQSQREAVENSVPE; translated from the coding sequence ATGCGGAAACAAGTCTGTCTGCCGATCTTCTGCATGGTGACGTGTTTCCTGGTCACTTTCGGCTGCCTGGCCGGTGAAAGTGAATCAAAATTTGTTCCGCCGGAGATGCACGTTCCCAACGGATTTGTCGTTGAAGTCGTCGCTGCGCCGCCGCTGGTTGAATATCCAATGATGGGATGTCTGGATGAACTCGGGCGGTTGTATCTGGCAGAGTCTCGTGGTCGGAACCTTGATAAGAACGGACTGCTCGCAGCGAAGCACCGTTTCATTCGCATGCTGGAAGATACCGACGGGGACGGCACGTTTGATAAGAGTACGATTTTTGCTGACGGCCTGGTCATGCCGGAAGGTGCTGTCTGGTATCGCGGGTCACTGTATGTGCTGTCTTCACCCTACCTGTGGCGGTTCAGAGACACTGATGGAGATGGTGTCGCCGATGAACGTGAGAAACTTGTTGGTGAAATGGAATTTAACGGAAAAGCCAATCAACATGGCGCATACCTTGGTCCCTGCGGCCGGCTGTATTTTTCAGGCGGCATTTTCGGATACGATCTGACTGGATCGGATGGTAAACCGGCATACCCAGTGAACAAGGGGACCGCACCGGGGGTGTTCTCCTGCCGGCCGGATGGCAGCGATGTTGAGATCTTTGCGACTGGCGGGATTAATCCGGTCGAGGTGGTGTTTTCACCGGAGGGTGAGTTGTTCACAACCTGTCCGATCATCGACACCATTGACGGCCGACATGATGCCCTGATCCACTGGGTCCGGGGGGCTACGGCCGGCCCCACTGATTTTCGTCCGCCGCCACTGCCACAAACGGGTTACCGCCTGCCGCCACTGATTCGCTGGGGGCAGGTCGCTCCTTCCGGGTTGATGATGTATCGTGGTGATGCACTGGGATCGAAGTATCAGGGACGTCTGTTCGCGACGCATTTCAATACGAGATCCGTCGTTACTGCCGGACTGGCACGGTTCGGTTCAACATATCGTTCCGTCGATGAACAGTTTCTGACATCACCGAATTCAGACTTTCATCCGACTGACATTATGGAGGATGCGGATGGCAGTTTGTTGCTGATTGACACGGGCGGCTGGTTCAACATCAGTTGTCCGTTTTCGGAAATGGCCAAACCCGAGATTCCTGGTGCCGTGTACCGGATTCGCAGGAGCCGCACCGAGCCCGAAAAAGATCCACGTGGTCTGTCTCTGAACTGGAGCGATCCTTCATTTGAAGAATTGTTTGCACGGCTCGGGGACGTACGGCCGTTCGTTCGTGACCGGGCCGTCGCCACATGGCATGCTTTGGGTCAGCGATCTTCCGGCGATGTTGCGGCCAGATTTCTGAGGGAGACCCTGACTGCAAATACACTGAACCGGCCTGAGTCAGCACTGGCTCGGCGAAACGCTGTCTGGGCTGCATCCCGAATTGGAACTGATGCGGCACGTTTGGCTGTTGTTGCGGGACTTGAGGATCCTCAAACTGACGTTTGTCAGGCAGCCATCCGCAGTGCCGGCATTCTTAGGGAACGCAGAGCACTGGATTCACTGCAGAAGATTCTGCTGGATCACAAATTGCCATGGCCGCTTCGCCGAACTGCTGCAACATCTCTTGGCCAGATTGGTGAGGCGGAAGCGGTTCCCGCACTGCTGAATTCTGTTGTGCGTGGTGGAGACAATTTCTTCCGTCATGCTGTGATTTATGCATTGATTGAGATCGATAACTTTGATGCAACTTCAAAAGGTCTGAATGCTGCCAGTCCACCGGTCCGACACGCGTCGCTTATTGCTCTTGAATCCATTGACGCGACGCAACTCACACACTCACTGGTGTCTCCCCTGCTGGAAACGGATGATGTTCAACTCAGGCAGGCAGTTCTGAACCTGATCAGTGAACGCGAAGGCTGGAGTGATGAGATCATTGCGTTTCTTCAGGAATACACTGCGAGAAACAAGGCGGATCCGAGTCGACAAGCCAGTGTACGCGGAGCGATCTTCAACTATTCAGGACATGAACGTGTGCAGGAAATCGTTGCGCAGGCTCTGCTGTCACCAGACACCGCGGCGGAGGTTCGCTCTGTTCTGCTGGAAGGTCTTGCCCGCGTGCCGACTCTTCCGGATCGCTGGGTTGATTCACTGCGCAAGCTGCTCACTGACGAAGCTGTCCCGGACGTAATTCGTGAGACCTTGGCGGTCCTTTCCTCTTCCGGAACCAGTCAGCTTGATGAAGCGCTACGGTCCGTCGCTGCGAACGCGAAGCATTCGGATGACCTGCGGGCAGCGGTGTGGTGTTGTCTTGCTGCCCGCGGAGTCGCGATTCCGGATACAGCGTTGACTCTTCTGGGGTGTCGAGTAACGGATCCCGCATTCGGCCCACTGGAACGCGTGGAAGCTGCGCGGGCGATTGCAGCTGCGAAACTCAGTGATCATCAACTGGTGGCTGTCACGAAATACGTGAAACAGGCCGGCCCCGTGGAGTTGCCGGTAGTATTGAGTGCCTTCGAAAAACGGTCGTCAAAAACAATTGATCCGGCTGTCGCGACAGCGCTGCTTGAGTCGCTCGGTCAGTCAGGCGCACTGGAAACTCTGTCGCGTTCGCAGTTAAACAGTCTGCTGCAGGGTTTTCCGGAACGCATACGGCAGGAAGCCGGTTCATTGACAAAGCGGCTGCAGACGGGTGACAGCAGTCAGATTGAACGACTTGAACAGATCTCATTGGAACTTGTTGAAGGTGATGTCCGGCGCGGCCGCCGGATCTTCTTCAGTAGCCGGTCAGCGTGCAGTGCCTGTCATCGAATTGCGGGCCAGGGTGGTTCGATCGGACCTGATCTCACACGAATCGGCAGTATCCGCAAACGTCGTGATCTGCTGGAAGCGATTCTGTTTCCGAGCGCGACCATTGTTAACAACTATGAAACATGGCTGGCTGTGATGACCAGTGGCCGAACACACAGTGGTGTGATCCATCGAGCAACGTTCCACTCCATCGTCCTGCGAAATGCTCAGCGTACGGAACTTCTACTCAATCGAAACGAAATCGCCGAACTGGTCAGACAGCCGAATTCTATCATGCCTCAGGGCCTGGACCGTATGCTGACGGCGGGTGAACTGAGCGACCTGCTTGCTTTTCTGCAGTCGCAGCGTGAGGCAGTGGAGAATTCTGTGCCCGAGTAG
- a CDS encoding DUF1501 domain-containing protein: MLEISTGHQTSNRREFLQIGTLGLGSLTLPGLYEARAALAGQSSSISNDKSVVLLFLTGGPSQIETFDPKMTAPTDIRSVTGEVGTAIPGVTFGATFSRIARLADRMAVVRSFTHSESDHTKAVQQVMRGGNTVNNAGLGAITARLRGTSHVDSGIPTQVYLSAKEVDQQFDKERLRLLEAAGPGQMAGIYAPFQTGSRSGTAGNMQFRIAQSRLDDRIALRRALDELNRQVDIRGKMGELDRFETQAMDLLFGQAKAAFDVSLEDPRLLARYDTSHFTTGIHEDRSSSLGHQMLLARRLCEAGCGFVTIHNPGWDMHGGPRQYNMPNGMRELGGPVDHAASAFLEDVAARGLSDQILLIITGEFGRTTKVKEDGGRDHWPHLSTLALAGGGLNMGQVIGQSDPHCGEPQSDPVTLDHLFATVMHTLFDVSRLRVEAGLSRDIIGLLERGRPIPHLL; the protein is encoded by the coding sequence ATGCTGGAAATCTCGACGGGACATCAAACATCGAATCGACGTGAGTTCCTGCAGATTGGAACTCTCGGTCTGGGCAGTCTTACGCTGCCAGGCCTGTATGAGGCACGAGCAGCCCTTGCCGGGCAAAGCAGTTCGATCAGCAACGACAAGTCGGTTGTCCTGTTGTTCCTCACGGGTGGTCCAAGTCAGATTGAGACCTTTGATCCCAAAATGACGGCGCCCACCGATATTCGCAGCGTTACGGGTGAGGTTGGAACGGCAATTCCGGGTGTGACGTTCGGCGCGACGTTTTCGCGGATAGCCCGGCTGGCCGATCGAATGGCTGTTGTGCGTTCGTTCACGCATAGTGAGAGTGATCATACGAAGGCCGTGCAACAGGTGATGCGCGGCGGCAATACTGTCAACAATGCGGGACTAGGGGCGATTACGGCTCGCCTGCGCGGCACCAGTCACGTGGATTCCGGTATCCCTACACAGGTATATTTGAGCGCCAAAGAAGTTGACCAACAATTTGACAAGGAACGACTTCGGTTGCTGGAGGCGGCCGGACCGGGGCAGATGGCCGGAATCTATGCTCCTTTTCAGACCGGGAGTCGGTCCGGTACCGCGGGCAACATGCAGTTCAGGATTGCACAGTCTCGACTGGACGACCGGATTGCTCTGCGTCGGGCTCTTGATGAATTGAATCGTCAGGTCGATATCCGCGGGAAGATGGGTGAATTGGACAGGTTTGAAACTCAGGCGATGGACCTGCTGTTTGGTCAGGCGAAGGCTGCCTTCGATGTGTCACTGGAGGATCCACGACTTCTTGCCCGTTACGATACGTCACATTTTACGACCGGAATCCACGAAGATCGGTCTTCGTCGCTGGGGCACCAGATGCTTCTGGCACGCCGACTGTGTGAAGCGGGCTGCGGTTTTGTCACCATCCACAATCCTGGCTGGGACATGCACGGAGGACCGAGGCAGTACAATATGCCGAACGGTATGCGTGAACTGGGCGGTCCGGTGGATCATGCCGCCAGTGCTTTTCTGGAAGACGTGGCTGCCCGCGGCTTAAGCGATCAGATTCTGCTGATCATCACAGGTGAGTTTGGACGTACGACAAAAGTCAAAGAAGATGGCGGACGTGATCACTGGCCTCATCTGAGTACGCTTGCCTTAGCCGGAGGCGGACTCAACATGGGCCAGGTGATTGGTCAGTCCGATCCTCACTGCGGTGAACCTCAGAGTGACCCGGTCACACTTGATCACCTCTTCGCTACTGTTATGCATACACTGTTTGACGTTTCCAGACTGCGTGTCGAAGCAGGTCTTTCGCGTGACATCATTGGTTTACTGGAACGCGGACGGCCGATACCACATTTGCTTTAA
- a CDS encoding DUF1501 domain-containing protein, whose amino-acid sequence MKFKSGGVRNGYCDRVPRRQALKIGGTGMLSGLSLPGLLALEANAASVQNRKVEACIMLFLEGGPSTIDMWDLKPDAPTEIRGPYKPIPTSVPTTFFGEHCVECAKIADKFTILRSHAHSDNGHQTGYHYMMTGRRAGFGDGQGGGAPTNALYPSMGSVISRELGRRSQVPIYVNLPNMMNAGGPGFYGAEYGPFVIENDPVQPDFQVKDLGLVRGVDSNRLALRKRLLAGVDQALRPVASTGRSREMSTYYDKAFDLITSSEAQKAFDIHAESDTVRERYGYTSLGQCALMSRRLVEAGCRFIGVDHGSWDTHFTCFPSLENDLIPHADRAFSALVTDLEERGLLDTTLVIMMGEMGRTPRINKEAGRDHWSAAQSVLFAGGGIEPGRVIGATNKYAEHPVTQPYGVEDLLQTVFQLMGIDTKKTYHTPLGRPVPILADGQVIRELVG is encoded by the coding sequence ATGAAATTCAAATCCGGCGGAGTTCGAAACGGCTACTGCGATCGAGTTCCCAGAAGACAGGCTCTCAAAATTGGCGGAACCGGAATGCTGTCCGGTCTGTCGCTGCCGGGTTTGCTCGCACTCGAAGCGAATGCAGCCAGTGTCCAAAATCGAAAAGTCGAAGCCTGTATTATGCTGTTCCTGGAAGGAGGTCCCAGCACCATCGACATGTGGGACCTCAAACCGGATGCCCCCACTGAGATTCGAGGACCCTACAAACCGATTCCTACTTCGGTACCAACAACATTTTTTGGTGAACACTGCGTTGAATGTGCAAAGATTGCTGACAAATTCACAATCCTTCGCAGCCACGCACATTCAGATAACGGCCACCAGACCGGATATCACTACATGATGACTGGTCGTCGAGCCGGCTTTGGTGACGGACAGGGTGGCGGTGCACCAACAAATGCACTCTACCCGTCGATGGGTTCGGTCATTTCGCGTGAACTTGGCCGCCGTAGTCAGGTTCCTATTTACGTGAACCTGCCGAATATGATGAATGCCGGTGGTCCGGGGTTTTACGGCGCCGAGTACGGCCCCTTTGTCATCGAAAATGATCCTGTTCAGCCGGACTTTCAGGTTAAGGATCTGGGACTCGTTCGAGGGGTTGACTCAAATCGCCTTGCACTGCGCAAGCGTCTGCTGGCAGGTGTCGATCAGGCACTGCGTCCTGTCGCGTCAACGGGTCGCTCCCGTGAGATGTCTACTTACTACGATAAAGCGTTCGATCTCATCACATCGTCCGAAGCCCAAAAGGCATTCGACATCCATGCGGAATCGGACACCGTGAGAGAAAGATACGGCTATACATCGCTGGGTCAGTGCGCTTTGATGTCGCGGAGGCTGGTGGAAGCAGGATGCCGATTCATCGGAGTCGACCACGGAAGCTGGGACACACATTTCACCTGCTTTCCCAGTCTGGAAAACGATCTGATCCCCCATGCCGATCGGGCATTCTCAGCCCTGGTCACCGATCTGGAAGAACGAGGTCTGCTGGACACCACGCTGGTCATCATGATGGGTGAAATGGGCCGCACGCCTCGGATTAACAAGGAGGCCGGCCGCGACCACTGGTCGGCGGCCCAGAGTGTGTTGTTTGCCGGGGGAGGAATTGAACCTGGCAGAGTCATTGGTGCAACCAATAAATACGCAGAACACCCCGTCACTCAACCCTACGGTGTCGAAGACCTGCTTCAGACAGTCTTTCAACTGATGGGAATCGATACAAAAAAAACTTACCACACCCCTCTGGGTCGTCCCGTGCCCATTCTTGCGGATGGTCAGGTGATCCGGGAACTGGTGGGTTAA